From the Thermovirga lienii DSM 17291 genome, one window contains:
- a CDS encoding redox-active disulfide protein 2 (TIGRFAM: small redox-active disulfide protein 2~InterPro IPR005243~KEGG: aco:Amico_0061 redox-active disulfide protein 2~SPTR: Redox-active disulfide protein 2;~TIGRFAM: redox-active disulfide protein 2) — protein sequence MKIQILGTGCPKCKKLAETAEKAAKELGLSFELEKVTDINDIISFGVMATPGLAVDGKVLVAGKVPSVEDVKKMLQESAS from the coding sequence GTGAAGATTCAGATACTGGGGACCGGGTGTCCCAAGTGCAAGAAACTAGCGGAAACAGCGGAAAAGGCGGCAAAGGAATTGGGACTCTCCTTTGAGTTGGAAAAGGTTACGGACATAAATGACATCATATCCTTTGGAGTCATGGCAACTCCTGGACTAGCGGTGGACGGGAAGGTCCTGGTGGCTGGGAAGGTTCCGTCTGTAGAGGACGTCAAAAAAATGCTGCAGGAGTCAGCCAGCTAG
- a CDS encoding permease (PFAM: Predicted permease~COGs: COG0701 permease~InterPro IPR005524~KEGG: tai:Taci_1478 permease~PFAM: permease~SPTR: Permease), whose amino-acid sequence MNSELKKFMYLLLAFLAFYFMPVESARLQNAAVEALAMLHEYAREHVLLCLVPAFFIAGAISVFVSQQSVMKYLGANAKRWVAYSVAAVSGTVLAVCSCTVLPLFAGIYKRGAGLGPATAFLYSGPAINVLAIILTARVLGVELGVARAVGAISFSVIIGLLMALIFHEEEAKRQESFAALPEPEDNRPLWKTVWFMASMVVFLVFANWAAPKVPVGFWAAAYRVKWYVAALALISTVASSWLWYTKDERAEWFQSTWGYALQVLPLLFGGVLVAGFLLGRPGHEALIPGEWVASLVGGNSFFSNFFATVAAAFMYFATLTEVPILQGLIGAGMGKGPALALLLAGPALSLPNMLVIRSVLGTKKTVTYVALVIILSTIAGMIFGAIFG is encoded by the coding sequence ATGAATTCGGAGCTCAAAAAGTTTATGTATCTTTTGCTTGCTTTTCTTGCCTTTTACTTTATGCCCGTTGAGAGCGCCAGGCTTCAGAACGCTGCTGTTGAAGCGTTGGCAATGCTTCACGAGTATGCCAGAGAGCACGTTCTACTATGCCTAGTGCCGGCGTTCTTCATAGCTGGTGCCATAAGTGTGTTCGTTTCTCAGCAGTCGGTTATGAAGTACCTTGGAGCCAACGCTAAAAGATGGGTTGCCTACTCGGTTGCTGCCGTTTCAGGTACGGTACTTGCAGTTTGTTCCTGCACAGTGCTTCCCCTTTTTGCGGGAATCTACAAGCGGGGTGCTGGTCTTGGTCCAGCTACGGCCTTCCTTTATTCAGGACCAGCAATAAACGTTCTGGCAATAATCCTCACGGCGAGGGTCCTAGGTGTGGAGCTTGGGGTGGCAAGAGCCGTTGGAGCCATATCTTTCAGCGTCATAATAGGCCTTTTGATGGCCCTTATCTTTCATGAAGAAGAAGCAAAAAGACAGGAGAGCTTTGCAGCTCTTCCGGAACCCGAAGATAATAGACCTTTATGGAAGACCGTTTGGTTCATGGCCAGCATGGTGGTGTTTTTGGTCTTCGCCAACTGGGCTGCTCCCAAGGTTCCAGTGGGTTTTTGGGCAGCAGCGTACAGGGTCAAGTGGTACGTTGCTGCGCTGGCCTTGATCTCCACGGTGGCGAGTTCTTGGCTATGGTACACCAAAGACGAGCGAGCCGAGTGGTTTCAGTCCACTTGGGGATACGCCTTGCAGGTTTTGCCCCTCTTGTTCGGAGGCGTTTTGGTAGCAGGTTTTCTCCTGGGAAGACCTGGACATGAAGCTCTAATACCCGGAGAATGGGTGGCATCTCTTGTGGGGGGTAATTCTTTCTTTTCCAACTTTTTTGCCACGGTGGCAGCGGCGTTCATGTATTTTGCCACGCTGACGGAAGTTCCCATACTGCAGGGGCTCATAGGAGCAGGAATGGGCAAGGGACCGGCCTTGGCTCTTCTCCTTGCTGGCCCAGCTTTGTCCCTGCCCAACATGCTCGTGATAAGAAGCGTCCTTGGCACCAAGAAAACGGTGACATATGTGGCTTTGGTGATAATTCTTTCCACTATAGCTGGTATGATATTCGGTGCCATCTTTGGTTAA
- a CDS encoding BFD domain protein (2Fe-2S)-binding domain protein (PFAM: BFD-like [2Fe-2S] binding domain~InterPro IPR007419~KEGG: glo:Glov_2254 BFD domain protein (2Fe-2S)-binding domain protein~PFAM: BFD domain protein [2Fe-2S]-binding domain protein~SPTR: BFD domain protein (2Fe-2S)-binding domain protein) — translation MDWKKASKDEIVCYCQKVTKGEIVKAMYEGANTMEEVMKKTKAGIGGRCKELNPRGRCCHPDIEEIMSIYGETVKNLKKSSCCGPNCDCS, via the coding sequence ATGGATTGGAAGAAAGCGAGCAAGGACGAAATAGTGTGCTATTGCCAAAAGGTAACCAAGGGCGAGATAGTAAAGGCAATGTACGAAGGAGCAAACACTATGGAAGAGGTTATGAAAAAGACCAAGGCTGGAATCGGAGGCAGGTGCAAGGAGCTTAACCCCAGAGGCAGGTGCTGTCACCCCGACATAGAGGAGATCATGTCCATCTACGGCGAGACAGTCAAAAACCTGAAAAAGTCCTCCTGCTGCGGCCCTAATTGTGATTGTTCTTAA
- a CDS encoding protein of unknown function DUF6 transmembrane (PFAM: EamA-like transporter family~InterPro IPR000620~KEGG: ckr:CKR_0613 hypothetical protein~PFAM: protein of unknown function DUF6 transmembrane~SPTR: Putative membrane protein), with translation MQLTLKVVSFCGGGDRLSVTLTRKQVLIADGAMLFAAVFWGSGFAVTSWLLDYMSPLWLLTVRFLASGGILMCFLWNRVKKLRRKHVVLGILLGGVLAATFIAHVVGLLYTTPGKQSFIAGSNVVMVPFLYALFYKRLPSLLATLGAFVTTVGLLVMAFTPGMSFNLGDGLSLLLAVGIAFHVLLVGNLSRRMDPVALTVVQLFASGVFLLTLSLVLEPIPHFGDVSPKVWWGIGYIVAFVTVIPFFIQTVAQRYSPETHAAIILSMESPFGYVIAIALGEEMLNLQIVLGGVLILAGVFLAELEIFLERRK, from the coding sequence GTGCAATTGACATTAAAAGTGGTATCCTTTTGCGGGGGAGGTGATAGGTTGAGTGTTACTTTGACCAGAAAACAGGTGCTCATTGCGGACGGTGCAATGCTCTTTGCCGCCGTTTTTTGGGGTTCGGGTTTCGCTGTTACCAGCTGGCTTTTAGACTACATGTCCCCCTTGTGGCTTTTGACCGTTAGGTTCTTGGCAAGCGGGGGAATCTTGATGTGTTTTTTGTGGAACAGAGTCAAAAAGCTGAGAAGAAAGCACGTGGTTTTGGGGATCCTTTTGGGCGGAGTCCTCGCGGCCACCTTCATAGCTCACGTGGTGGGACTTTTATATACAACCCCTGGAAAGCAGTCCTTCATAGCAGGAAGCAACGTAGTCATGGTTCCATTTCTTTACGCCCTATTCTATAAGAGGCTTCCCTCCCTTTTGGCCACCCTTGGAGCTTTTGTGACCACCGTGGGGCTTTTGGTCATGGCATTCACTCCTGGGATGAGCTTCAACCTCGGTGATGGACTTTCCCTCCTTTTGGCAGTGGGGATAGCCTTTCACGTCCTTTTGGTTGGAAACCTCAGCAGGCGCATGGACCCCGTGGCTTTGACGGTAGTGCAGCTTTTTGCCAGTGGGGTGTTTCTTTTGACCTTGTCCTTGGTGCTTGAGCCGATACCCCACTTTGGCGACGTATCACCCAAGGTGTGGTGGGGGATAGGCTACATTGTGGCCTTCGTGACCGTGATTCCCTTTTTCATTCAGACTGTTGCCCAAAGGTACAGTCCTGAGACCCACGCTGCGATAATACTCTCCATGGAGAGCCCCTTTGGCTACGTAATAGCTATAGCTCTTGGAGAGGAAATGCTGAACCTCCAGATAGTGTTAGGAGGTGTGCTTATTTTAGCGGGAGTCTTTCTCGCGGAGCTTGAGATCTTCCTGGAGAGGAGAAAATAA
- a CDS encoding major facilitator superfamily MFS_1 (PFAM: Major Facilitator Superfamily~InterPro IPR011701: IPR005829~KEGG: aco:Amico_1812 major facilitator superfamily MFS_1~PFAM: major facilitator superfamily MFS_1~SPTR: Major facilitator superfamily MFS_1), translated as MEQIKRLLPKLMVANFGIMAFSQVYFLLPMYLSYKGITDPKAVGLILGAFFFTSTVPRPFLAYLVEAFSLRKLLFASSILGLVAGIGIACSKTVPLLILWRLIAGLDFGLFLVALTTYQTFVIPEEVRGSAFALITVGSIFPFIVVLPIGDFMLHRNMEWLYIWLAPLMALVCGVISLTLRPAKKKSRLEEEQWGTWRELLSLRSVQGYLISAILYGLTDAAIISITSLAMEKELPPSAFMVPFAWGALLIRLLGFKILDIIPKGILASLVIAVNAFGLIGAALASSSLVFGVSGLIYGVGVGIGFPLYLALVGEVTPRRFRPKATALAWFLLDGCYFVTPIIFGYLSAFIGASWAFRLLPIFLLFSSLPVYIFCWRPKGS; from the coding sequence ATGGAACAGATCAAAAGGCTTCTTCCCAAGTTGATGGTCGCAAATTTCGGCATCATGGCCTTCAGTCAGGTTTATTTCCTTTTGCCCATGTATCTATCCTATAAGGGGATCACAGATCCCAAAGCGGTTGGGTTGATTTTGGGCGCCTTCTTTTTTACAAGCACTGTCCCAAGGCCCTTTCTGGCATACCTGGTGGAAGCTTTTTCTTTAAGGAAGTTGCTTTTTGCTTCTTCGATCCTAGGCCTTGTGGCGGGTATAGGTATAGCGTGCTCAAAGACGGTGCCTTTGTTGATCTTGTGGAGGCTGATTGCGGGGTTGGACTTCGGGCTTTTTTTGGTGGCCTTGACCACTTACCAGACCTTCGTAATACCTGAAGAAGTCAGAGGGAGTGCCTTTGCCCTTATAACCGTGGGTTCTATTTTTCCATTCATCGTCGTTCTGCCCATCGGCGACTTTATGCTGCACAGGAACATGGAGTGGCTTTACATATGGCTTGCCCCCCTTATGGCCTTGGTGTGTGGGGTTATATCCTTGACTTTGAGGCCGGCAAAGAAGAAGAGTAGGCTTGAAGAGGAGCAATGGGGAACCTGGAGGGAGCTTTTGTCCTTGAGATCGGTGCAGGGGTATTTGATATCGGCCATCCTCTATGGTCTTACAGATGCTGCCATTATTTCCATCACCTCTTTGGCCATGGAGAAAGAACTTCCTCCTTCTGCTTTCATGGTCCCCTTTGCATGGGGAGCTCTCTTGATAAGGCTTTTGGGATTCAAGATATTGGACATAATTCCGAAAGGAATCCTGGCTTCTTTGGTGATAGCTGTGAACGCCTTTGGACTGATAGGGGCAGCACTAGCGTCCAGTAGCCTGGTTTTTGGAGTTTCCGGGCTGATTTATGGAGTTGGCGTAGGTATAGGGTTTCCTCTCTATTTGGCCCTGGTGGGTGAGGTTACTCCCAGGCGGTTCAGACCAAAAGCAACCGCCTTGGCGTGGTTCCTCCTCGACGGTTGCTATTTTGTCACTCCTATTATCTTTGGTTACCTCTCTGCATTCATCGGGGCAAGCTGGGCCTTCAGGTTATTGCCGATTTTCCTTCTGTTTTCGTCATTGCCCGTGTATATCTTTTGTTGGCGCCCCAAAGGTTCCTAG
- a CDS encoding PDZ/DHR/GLGF domain protein (InterPro IPR001478~KEGG: slo:Shew_3296 protease Do~SMART: PDZ/DHR/GLGF domain protein~SPTR: Protease Do), which translates to MRTNKSLLLLGAILAVMVLSAPAFSQEAVQPLVPGLTLEKVPGGFVVRNVVEGSLPHASGLLPGDFIKAVDFRPADTLSTQEVLDEILVLPESHGSILLSIKRSNRNLLIRLKQPVTFEGQEAFLEADTSLRIHWQACEETWLDIRQKVASRSPIPKETFDMAFNTFMDSRNALASVEVPKVIPEKTRTTLLKARSHLTRAANLSLLAIRALEDDLSKGKTLTEATMIKNFPNDPNWDEDWILKFESLPGGFNSFYRQMLSERGKGLALLMEAQQLMKEYR; encoded by the coding sequence ATGAGAACCAATAAATCTCTGCTTTTACTCGGCGCCATATTGGCGGTGATGGTTTTATCAGCTCCGGCCTTTTCTCAGGAAGCGGTCCAGCCTCTGGTTCCTGGCCTAACCCTGGAGAAGGTACCTGGAGGGTTTGTGGTAAGAAACGTCGTGGAAGGTTCCCTCCCTCACGCATCAGGCCTACTTCCGGGGGACTTCATAAAAGCCGTGGATTTTCGCCCCGCGGACACCTTATCCACCCAGGAAGTCCTGGATGAGATTTTGGTTTTGCCCGAAAGCCACGGCTCTATCTTGCTATCGATAAAGCGCTCCAACCGCAACTTGTTGATAAGGCTAAAGCAACCAGTGACGTTCGAGGGGCAGGAGGCCTTCCTTGAAGCGGACACATCCCTAAGAATCCACTGGCAGGCCTGCGAGGAAACGTGGCTGGACATAAGGCAAAAAGTAGCATCTCGAAGCCCTATTCCAAAGGAGACCTTCGACATGGCCTTCAATACCTTTATGGACTCCAGGAACGCTTTGGCTTCCGTCGAGGTTCCGAAAGTCATACCAGAAAAAACTCGCACAACACTCTTGAAGGCAAGGTCCCACCTCACTAGAGCGGCCAACCTTAGTCTACTGGCAATAAGGGCTCTGGAGGACGACCTTTCAAAAGGCAAGACTCTGACCGAGGCTACGATGATAAAGAACTTCCCCAATGACCCCAATTGGGATGAGGATTGGATCCTCAAGTTTGAGAGCCTCCCAGGAGGGTTCAACTCGTTCTACAGGCAGATGCTATCGGAGCGTGGCAAAGGCCTTGCTCTGCTTATGGAGGCTCAGCAGCTGATGAAAGAATATCGCTAG
- a CDS encoding Amidohydrolase 3 (PFAM: Amidohydrolase family~COGs: COG1574 metal-dependent hydrolase with the TIM-barrel fold~InterPro IPR013108~KEGG: aco:Amico_1758 amidohydrolase 3~PFAM: Amidohydrolase 3~SPTR: Amidohydrolase 3) produces MSKSMLIYNGDIWTGEGKAKKADAVLFSSSHIEAVGTYDEVKNHPLASEALKLDVEGRTVIPGMYDSHLHLTALSRQLEALDLSKAKSKEELYDMLRKKASQTSPTEWIYGVRFDNSSWEDDSLPTLKELDELGLPNPVILERVCTHLHVVNSRALMEANFTVSATTKGALFDSSGNFTGALVEGAAEPMVQIMGKSLYDKKNEPKRILRTCQLLASFGLTAINPCSAASYGLKENIDALLELKEKNTLPLRVRLYSDEPHEAMKFLPQNDKWLSYGGRKFFLDGSLGARTAALTFPYVDAPFTQGILNYSKEEIKHLIVDCHKKGVQTQTHAIGDGALDQLIEAIEAAMELKDQPGGVKHRAVHLQICRPDQMNKLAKLGVVGDVQPVFVPSDIKITENRIGKERLSWAYAWKSMANAGMLLTASSDAPVEPPNPMRGIWSAVERTDDQGLPKGGWLPEEKLTLDEALRMYTVNPSKASGLEDKIGKIKAKMYPDLVVLDSRISVLDPDKLKDVKVLLTFVGGRLSFGKLDGWERIPY; encoded by the coding sequence GTGAGTAAAAGCATGCTCATATACAATGGAGACATATGGACGGGGGAAGGAAAGGCTAAAAAGGCCGATGCTGTTTTGTTTAGTTCCTCACACATAGAGGCCGTGGGAACCTACGATGAAGTAAAGAACCACCCTCTTGCTTCAGAGGCCCTCAAGCTGGACGTTGAGGGAAGAACGGTGATACCTGGGATGTACGACTCTCACTTGCATCTTACTGCTCTATCGAGGCAGCTTGAGGCCCTGGACCTTTCAAAGGCAAAATCCAAGGAGGAGCTTTACGACATGTTGAGAAAGAAAGCCTCACAAACTTCTCCGACGGAGTGGATTTACGGCGTTCGCTTCGATAACTCCTCCTGGGAAGACGACAGCCTGCCCACCCTCAAGGAACTAGACGAGCTTGGGCTGCCCAACCCTGTGATACTTGAAAGGGTGTGCACTCACCTTCACGTGGTCAATTCCAGAGCACTCATGGAAGCAAATTTTACGGTTTCTGCCACCACCAAAGGAGCACTTTTCGACTCCTCGGGCAATTTTACGGGGGCCCTCGTGGAAGGAGCAGCCGAACCCATGGTTCAGATCATGGGAAAATCCTTGTACGATAAAAAAAATGAGCCAAAACGAATCCTGAGGACCTGCCAACTTTTGGCCTCTTTCGGACTCACCGCCATAAACCCCTGCAGCGCAGCGTCCTACGGCCTTAAAGAAAACATAGATGCCCTCTTGGAGTTAAAAGAAAAGAACACGCTCCCTCTTCGAGTCCGCCTTTACAGCGATGAACCGCACGAGGCCATGAAATTCTTGCCCCAAAATGACAAGTGGCTCTCCTATGGGGGGCGCAAGTTTTTCCTTGACGGCTCCTTGGGAGCTAGAACTGCTGCTTTGACTTTCCCATACGTAGATGCACCTTTCACCCAAGGTATACTCAACTACTCCAAAGAGGAGATCAAACACCTTATAGTGGATTGCCATAAAAAGGGCGTTCAGACTCAGACTCATGCCATAGGCGACGGGGCCCTGGACCAGCTGATAGAGGCAATAGAAGCAGCCATGGAGCTTAAAGACCAGCCGGGAGGAGTTAAACACAGGGCCGTACATCTTCAAATATGTAGGCCAGATCAAATGAACAAGTTAGCCAAACTCGGAGTCGTAGGGGACGTGCAGCCAGTATTCGTGCCAAGCGACATAAAGATAACGGAAAACCGCATAGGCAAGGAACGCTTAAGCTGGGCTTACGCATGGAAAAGCATGGCCAACGCAGGCATGTTGCTTACCGCCTCAAGCGACGCTCCCGTTGAACCCCCGAATCCCATGAGAGGGATATGGTCCGCCGTCGAGAGGACTGACGACCAAGGGCTCCCAAAAGGAGGTTGGCTGCCGGAAGAGAAGCTCACCCTGGATGAGGCATTACGAATGTACACGGTAAATCCCTCAAAGGCAAGCGGCCTTGAGGATAAGATAGGCAAGATAAAAGCAAAAATGTACCCCGACCTGGTGGTTTTGGACAGCCGAATAAGCGTCCTTGACCCGGACAAACTCAAAGATGTCAAGGTCCTTTTAACTTTCGTGGGAGGAAGACTCAGTTTTGGAAAGCTAGATGGCTGGGAAAGGATTCCATACTGA
- a CDS encoding L-lysine 2,3-aminomutase (PFAM: Lysine-2,3-aminomutase; Radical SAM superfamily~TIGRFAM: KamA family protein; lysine-2,3-aminomutase~COGs: COG1509 Lysine 2 3-aminomutase~InterPro IPR007197: IPR003739~KEGG: aco:Amico_0185 lysine 2,3-aminomutase YodO family protein~PFAM: Radical SAM domain protein~PRIAM: Lysine 2,3-aminomutase~SPTR: Lysine 2,3-aminomutase YodO family protein;~TIGRFAM: lysine 2,3-aminomutase YodO family protein), with protein sequence MVVKLRSWKEVPLWKGVTEEEWSDWRWQIRNRITTVDELRQVINLTDEEAEVIERSLTKLRMAITPYYASLMDPDDPRCPIRKQAVPSIHETMFSKADLHDPLHEDVDSPVPGLTHRYPDRGLLLITDQCSMYCRHCTRRRKAGETDRAYSEEQIKRCIEYIRETPTFRDVLLSGGDPLTVNEDMLEWVISELRSIPHVDFVRLGSRVPVVCPQRITDKLCNMLKKYHPVWLNTHFNHPKEITKESTEACNKLADAGIVLGNQTVLLKGVNDCPYLIRELNQQLLKIRVNPYYIYQCDLSEGIEHFRTSIGKGIQIMEYLRGHTTGMAQPLFIVDAPGGGGKIPVGPNYVVSRSDRKVILRNYEGVLTVYTEPEDNMSRPEELYHWEEYTSRQRQLSREGLIKLFEGEAISLEPANLDRRKRAEKRKEA encoded by the coding sequence ATGGTTGTCAAGCTGCGCTCTTGGAAGGAAGTTCCCTTATGGAAGGGAGTAACGGAGGAGGAGTGGAGCGACTGGCGGTGGCAGATTCGTAACAGGATCACGACTGTGGATGAGCTGAGGCAGGTTATCAACCTGACGGACGAGGAGGCGGAGGTAATAGAGAGGAGTTTGACCAAGCTGAGGATGGCCATAACGCCTTATTATGCATCGCTGATGGATCCCGATGATCCTCGGTGTCCCATAAGGAAGCAGGCGGTTCCCTCGATTCATGAGACCATGTTTTCCAAGGCAGATCTTCATGATCCCCTTCACGAGGATGTGGACTCTCCAGTTCCTGGTTTGACCCATCGTTATCCTGACAGGGGTTTGTTGTTGATAACCGACCAGTGCAGCATGTACTGCAGGCACTGTACCAGGAGGCGCAAGGCAGGAGAGACGGACCGAGCGTACTCTGAGGAGCAGATAAAGAGGTGCATAGAGTACATAAGGGAGACGCCCACGTTCAGGGATGTATTGCTTTCAGGAGGAGATCCTTTGACGGTGAACGAGGACATGCTTGAGTGGGTTATAAGCGAGCTTAGGAGCATTCCTCACGTGGATTTTGTGAGGTTGGGGAGCCGTGTGCCGGTGGTATGTCCTCAGAGGATAACGGACAAGCTTTGCAACATGCTGAAGAAGTATCATCCTGTGTGGCTTAATACTCATTTCAATCATCCCAAGGAGATAACCAAGGAGTCGACGGAGGCGTGCAACAAGCTTGCGGATGCGGGTATAGTGTTGGGCAACCAGACGGTGCTTTTGAAGGGAGTGAACGACTGTCCGTACTTGATAAGGGAGCTTAACCAGCAGCTTTTGAAGATAAGAGTGAATCCCTATTACATATATCAGTGCGACCTGTCGGAAGGTATAGAGCATTTCAGGACGAGCATAGGCAAGGGCATACAGATAATGGAGTATTTGAGGGGTCACACGACGGGTATGGCCCAACCATTGTTCATAGTGGATGCTCCTGGTGGAGGAGGTAAGATTCCTGTGGGTCCCAACTACGTGGTGAGCCGTTCGGACCGTAAGGTTATATTGAGGAACTACGAGGGGGTGCTCACGGTCTACACGGAGCCTGAGGACAATATGAGCCGTCCGGAGGAGCTTTATCACTGGGAGGAGTACACATCTCGCCAGAGGCAGCTATCCAGGGAAGGGCTGATCAAGCTCTTTGAGGGCGAGGCCATATCCCTTGAACCTGCCAACCTGGACAGAAGAAAAAGGGCGGAGAAGAGGAAAGAGGCATGA